The following are encoded together in the Lachnospiraceae bacterium genome:
- a CDS encoding Stp1/IreP family PP2C-type Ser/Thr phosphatase: protein MEEAIKSKKAVAAARCDVGKVRKMNQDTIFCSEEPVGVLPNLFIVADGMGGHKAGDLASAEAVRRFVEYIKEHSLEADDIFELMHRALGEANRQVYELSKESEDYQGMGTTFVAATFCDSALYCINVGDSRLYQLNRAGQRPMSLEKVTEDHSIVEMLLKQGMITEEEARVHPQKNMITRAVGIDQTVEIDDFKLEASDLIRVLLCSDGLSNMVTDLEILNMLSEKKTVAEVAEHLVQKANDNGGKDNISVIVIDFTGEEGDNA from the coding sequence ATGGAAGAGGCAATTAAGAGCAAAAAAGCAGTGGCGGCAGCACGCTGCGACGTAGGAAAGGTAAGAAAGATGAATCAGGATACGATATTCTGCTCTGAAGAGCCAGTGGGCGTTTTGCCCAATCTGTTTATCGTAGCCGATGGGATGGGCGGACATAAAGCAGGAGATCTGGCCTCGGCAGAAGCCGTACGTAGATTTGTAGAATATATCAAGGAGCATTCTCTGGAGGCGGATGATATTTTTGAGCTTATGCACCGGGCACTGGGAGAAGCGAATCGGCAGGTGTATGAGCTGTCCAAGGAATCTGAAGATTATCAGGGGATGGGAACTACCTTTGTGGCGGCTACCTTTTGTGACAGCGCACTATATTGCATCAATGTGGGAGATAGCCGGTTATATCAGCTGAATCGTGCAGGACAGAGGCCTATGTCACTTGAAAAGGTAACAGAGGATCATTCCATCGTGGAGATGCTGTTAAAGCAGGGCATGATTACAGAAGAAGAGGCCCGTGTGCATCCGCAGAAAAACATGATCACAAGGGCAGTCGGCATTGATCAGACAGTAGAGATAGATGATTTTAAGCTTGAGGCGAGCGATTTGATCCGCGTGCTTTTGTGCTCGGACGGATTGAGCAATATGGTGACGGATTTGGAGATTTTAAACATGCTTTCTGAGAAGAAGACCGTAGCCGAGGTGGCGGAGCATCTTGTACAGAAGGCCAACGATAACGGAGGCAAAGATAATATATCGGTTATCGTAATTGACTTTACGGGGGAGGAAGGGGACAATGCTTGA